The genomic segment AGTAGTAAGGCTCACCCGAGGGTGAGCCTTTTTAGTTACTGCCTGAAGGAGATCATAAACCCAACCCCGCCGTCAGCAACGGTCGGATGGCCCAGGGGGCAGGTAAAACGGCTGGTTTGAGCGGCGGCGTGCCCGGCGGGCGCGCTTAATTCCCGTCGACGCCTTGCTTTAACGGCTTTATGGGCGTGATGCGCACCTGCTTTATCATATTGTCCTGCACAGCCAGTATATCGATCTGATAGCTGCCAATATGCGTATGGGTATTGGCCAGCGGTATATCTTCCAGCAGCATATCGTTAATGGTACGTGCTTCCTCTTCCGGTAACGACCAGTTAAACGCCTTGTTAAGCTCGCGGATACTGGCGCCGCCCTCGATGATCACCGAACCGTCGCTTTGTGGAATGACCTCCTCCGCCAGGCTGGGAGACATGGAGGTAGTAAATCCCCCACGATCTCCTCAAGAATATCCTCCACCGTCACCAGCCCCTGGATATCGCCGTACTTGTTGACGATAATGCCCACCTTTTCTTTATTGCGTTGGAACTTCACTAACTGGACATTGAGCGGGGTGCCTTCGGGCACATAATAAATCTCATCCGCGGCGCGCAGCAGATTCTCTTTGGTAAATTCCTGTTTTTCCGTCATCAGACGGTAGGCCTCGCGAACCCGCAGCATGCCGATGGCGTCATCAAGATTATCGCGGTACAGCACGATACGGCCGTGGGGCGAATGGGTTAGCTGACGAATAATGGAACGCCACTCGTCGTTGACATTAATGCCGACGATCTCATTGCGCGGCACCATGATGTCGTTAACGGTCACTTTTTCCAAATCCAGCACGGAAATCAGCCTGTCCTGGTTGCGGCGGGAAATCATCGAGCGGGATTCCGTCACGATGGTGCGCAGCTCTTCCTTGCTCAGCGCATCGCGTACATTGGAGGGAAGTCTGATGCCCATCAGCCGCATTAATACGCGAGTAATCAGATTAAGCAGCTACACGACGGGCAACATCAGCTTTTGCAGCGGCACCAGCAGCAGGCTGCTTGGAAACGCGATACGTTCCGGGTAAAGCGCCGCCACGGTTTTCGGCAGTACCTCAGCGAACAGCAGTACCACGAACGTCAATACCCCGGTGGCAATGGCGACGCCGAGATCGCCATAAAGACGCATACCGACGATGGTCGCCAGCGCGGAGGCGAGAATATTGACCAGGTTATTGCCAATAAGCACCAGACTCAGCAGTTGGTCCGTTCGCCGCAGCAATTTCTCTACGCGGCGGGCGGGCGGCGCGATTACCCTGTTTTGCCTGATGGCGCAGACGATAGCGGTTTAGCGTCATCATGCCGGTTTCGGAAGCGGAGAAATAGGCAGAAACCAATACCATGATAACCAGAATGATCAGCAGCGTACTGGTTGAAACATGTTCCAAAGAGGGCTTTCCTTATCGGCGTCGCATTACGCCATTACGTTTTGCCAGATCCGGCTGCCGAAATAGGCCAGCGTCAATAACAGCACACCCAGCACGCTGAGCCACACCACCCGGCGACCGCGCCAGCCCTGCCGGTAATGACCCCATAGTATTACAATATAGACCAGCCAGGCGATGAAAGAGAGAACCGCCTTATGCCGGTTCTCGGCGACGAACAGATCCCGCATGAAAAAAAGACCGGTGGCGAGCGTCAATGTTAACAGCACCACCCCGACCTGGGTGATGTGAAACATTTTGCGCTCAATGCCCATCAGCGGCGGCATGTCGGAATGGAGACTCAGTTTCTTATTTTTCAGCAGGTAATCAAGCCACGTCAGCTGGAACGCGTACAGGGCGGCGATAATCAGCACCGCATAAGAAAATAGCGCCAGGCCGATATGGACCATCAGACCGAGCGTGGCTTCCAGATGGGTAATGAATTCCCCCGGCATCAGGGTAATAAACGCCACATGGATCATCGCGAAGATATAGACGATGGGCAGCAAAAACCAGCCGCGGTTGCGCGACGCCGCCACCGTCATGATCACGCAGATGATAAGGCTGATGAGTGAGCCCACGTTCAACAAGCTCAAATTCTGCCCCGCCTGCACGCCAAAGATGCGCAGCCAAATCAGCGCGCCGTGTCCCAGCATCGCCACCGCCGCCGACAGCAGGGCCAGCCGGCGATAAGCGCTATTGCGGCGTAAAATGCTGGGCAAGATCAGGCCGAGGCTCAAGGAATAGGCAATAAAGGCCAGAAGGGAAATCCAGGACATAGCAGCGTCATCGTCTGACTTAAATAAAAGAGGCGACCAGTATAGCCTCCAGCGCGCCATGCTCCAACCGTTGTCGTAAGGGGGGCAGCGATCCCGGCCTGCTTCGTGTTATACTGCCGCCAATAATGTCGCGCAAGCGGCCGGACGCCAGGTTGAGTAAAAACGATGTTTGACAATTTATCCGATCGATTATCGCGCACGTTGCGCAATATCAGCGGCAGAGGCCGCCTGACTGAAGACAATATCAAAGAAACCCTGCGCGAAGTGCGCATGGCGCTGTTGGAAGCGGATGTGGCGCTCCCGGTAGTGCGGGACTTCATCAGCCGGGTCAAAGAGAGCGCGCTGGGGCAGGAAGTCAATAAAAGCCTGACGCCGGGGCAGGAATTCGTCAAGATCGTGCGCGCCGAGCTGGTGAACGCCATGGGCGACGAAAACAACGCCCTGAATCTGGCGGCGCAGCCGCCGGCGGTGGTGCTGATGGTGGGCCTGCAGGGGGCGGGGAAAACCACAAGCGTCGGCAAGCTCGGTAAATATCTGCGCGAAAAACAGAAGAAAAAAGTGCTGGTCGTGTCTGCCGACGTGTATCGCCCGGCGGCTATCAAGCAGCTTGAAACGCTGGCGAACACGGTGGGCGTCGATTTTTTCCCGTCCGACGCCGCGCAAAAACCGCTCGATATCGTCAATCAGGCGCTGAATCAGGCCAAGCTCAAATTTTATGATGTGCTGCTGGTGGACACCGCCGGCCGCCTGCATGTAGATGAAACGATGATGGCGGAAATCATCGCTATCCACGCCGCCATCCACCCGGTGGAAACGCTGTTTGTGGTGGATGCCATGACCGGCCAGGACGCCGCCAATACCGCTAAAGCTTTTAATCAGGTGCTGCCGCTGACCGGGGTTATCCTGACCAAAGTGGACGGCGATGCGCGCGGCGGCGCGGCGCTTTCCATCCGCCACATTACCGGCAAACCCATCAAATTCATGGGCGTCGGCGAGAAAACCGACGCGCTGGAGCCCTTTTATCCCGATCGCCTGGCCGGGCGGATACTTGGCATGGGCGATGTGCTGTCCCTTATCGAGGATATTGAAAGCAAGGTCGATCGCGCCCAGGCGGAGAAGCTGGCCAGCAAGCTGAAGAAAGGCGACGATTTCGATTTGACCGACTTCCTGGATCAGCTCAAGCAGATGCGCAATATGGGCGGCATGGCCAGCATGATGAGCAAGCTGCCCGGCGTCGGCCAGCTGCCGGACAACGTCAAATCGCAAATGGACGATAAAGTCCTGGTGCGCATGGAGGCTATCATCAATTCCATGACCGCCAAAGAGCGCGTTAGCCCGGACATCATTAAAGGCTCGCGTAAACGCCGTATCGCCGCCGGCTCCGGCATGCAGGTCCAGGATGTTAACCGCCTGCTGAAACAGTTCGACGACATGCAGCGCATGATGAAGAAAATGAAAAAGGGCGGTATGGCGAAAATGATGCGCAATATGAAGGGTATTATGCCGCCCGGTTTCCCCGGTCGTTAACTATCGATTGCTTTTTACCCCGAAACGAGTAGAATTTTGGGGCTTTTTATACGGCAACCGGGCCCCGTTCCCCGACAGGGTCCGGTTGTTTTATTAACTAAAGAGGATGTTATGGTAACAATTCGTTTGGCACGTGGCGGCGCTAAAAAACGCCCATTCTATCAAATCGTCGTGACCGACAGCCGCAATGCGCGCGACGGTCGCTTTATTGAACGTATTGGCTTTTTCAACCCGATCGCTACCGGTCAGGCTGAAGATCTGCGTTTGGATCTGGATCGTATTGAACATTGGGTTGGCCAGGGCGCAACGGTTTCCGAACGCGTTTCCGCGCTGATCAAAGACGCGAAAAAAGCAGCATAGACGCGAAAAAAGCAGCATAACGCCTGCTGGTGGTGAAAATGAGCAAACAACTCCGTATCGCAGCACCCGTTGAGCCGGTAGTCGTGGGCAAGATGGGCTCGGCGTATGGCATTCGCGGTTGGCTCAGAGTGTTTTCATCCACTGAAGAAGCCGAAAGCATTTTTGATTACCAGCCCTGGTTCATCAAAAGGGCCGGTGAGTGGCAGCCGATTGGGCTGGAAAGCTGGAAGCGCCACAATCAGGACCTGATCATCAAGGTCAGGGACATCGAAGACCGGGAAGCGGCGACGCTTTTGACCAATTGCGAAATCGTCGTCGACGCGTCGCAATTGCCGGACCTTGACAACGGCGAGTACTACTGGAAAGACCTCCTGGGGTGCCAGGTCGTCACCGTCGGCGGTTATCAGCTGGGGGAAGTCATTGATTTGATGGAAACCGGCTCGAACGATGTTCTGGTGGTGAAAGCCAACCTGAAAGATGCCTTTGGCATTCAAGAGCGGTTGATTCCGTTTCTCGACGGGCAGGTGATTAAGAACGTCGATCTCACGGCCCACGTCATTGAAGTTGACTGGGATCCGTGCTTTTGACCCCCGATTCTGAGGGTGGCGATAGCGGAAGCGGCGGGATGTGGATTGGTGTTATCAGCCTGTTTCCCGAAATGTTCCGCGCCATTACCGATTACGGGGTGACCGGCCGGGCAGTGAAGAATGGCCTGCTGCGGGTGCAGTGCTGGAGCCCGCGTGAATTTACCCCCGATCGGCACCGTACCGTGGACGATCGCCCTTACGGCGGCGGACCGGGTATGCTGATGATGGTGCAGCCCTTGCGGGATGCGATTCACGAGGCAAAAAACAAGGCAGGCGAAGGGGCGAAGGTGATTTATCTCTCCCCTCAGGGTCGTAAGCTCGATCAGCAAGGCGTGAGCGAGCTGGCCGCCAACCCAAAGATGATTTTGGTCTGCGGCCGTTACGAAGGTATTGATGAGCGTTTAATCGCCACCGAGATTGATGAAGAATGGTCAATGGGTGATTATGTGCTCAGCGGCGGTGAATTAGCGGCGATGGCGCTGATTGACTCGGTTTCCCGGTTTATTCCGGGCGTACTGGGGCATGAGGCCTCCGCGGCGGAGGACTCCTTCGCCGAAGGGCTGCTGGATTGCCCGCACTATACCCGTCCTGAGGTGTTGGTCGGCATGGAGGTTCCGCTAGTTCTGCTGTCGGGCAATCATGCTGAGATTCGTCGCTGGCGTCTAAAACAGTCTTTGGGCCGTACCTGGCTGAGAAGACCTGAACTTCTGGAAAGCCTAGCTCTGACTGACGAGCAAGCAACGTTGCTAACCGAATTCCAGCGGGAATATCGGGTGATGCAACAAGATGATTAAAGGGATCGGCCGGCTGGCCGGTTAGCCTGAACTATCAGTTTACCTAGGGTAAGAGACCAATTATGAGCAACATTATTAAGCAAATTGAACAAGAACAGATGAAGCAGGACGTACCGTCCTTCCGCCCCGGCGACTCGGTGGAAGTTAAGGTATGGGTTGTTGAAGGCAGCAAAAAACGTCTGCAGGCATTCGAGGGCGTGGTTATCGCTATTCGTAATCGCGGTCTGCATTCTGCATTAACTGTTCGCAAAATCTCCAACGGCGAAGGCGTTGAGCGCGTGTTCCAGACGCATTCTCCGGTCATCGACAGCATTACCGTGAAACGCCGTGGTGCCGTTCGTCAGGCCAAACTGTATTACCTGCGTGAACGTACCGGTAAGGCAGCGCGTATTAAAGAGCGCCTGAACTAAGGTATGCTTTCGCAACATCCGAAAGTGTTTAGTTAGTCAAGGGTCAACCAATGGGTTGACCCTTTTTTTTTGGCGCGGTGGTGTAGGTTGTCATCTCACTGAGCAAAGATAATCATAACACTAAACGCCATAAATAACCTGGTGGCGGGAAAACGCTTAGGTGTTCAGCCATAGAGGGAAAACCAATAAAAAAGTTTATCGGCCACGTGAAAAAAGGCGAGAAGACAATGAATAAATAGAGTGCAAGTGCTGAGTAGCGTTAATTGACA from the Candidatus Sodalis pierantonius str. SOPE genome contains:
- a CDS encoding cytochrome C assembly family protein, with the protein product MSWISLLAFIAYSLSLGLILPSILRRNSAYRRLALLSAAVAMLGHGALIWLRIFGVQAGQNLSLLNVGSLISLIICVIMTVAASRNRGWFLLPIVYIFAMIHVAFITLMPGEFITHLEATLGLMVHIGLALFSYAVLIIAALYAFQLTWLDYLLKNKKLSLHSDMPPLMGIERKMFHITQVGVVLLTLTLATGLFFMRDLFVAENRHKAVLSFIAWLVYIVILWGHYRQGWRGRRVVWLSVLGVLLLTLAYFGSRIWQNVMA
- the ffh gene encoding signal recognition particle protein; protein product: MFDNLSDRLSRTLRNISGRGRLTEDNIKETLREVRMALLEADVALPVVRDFISRVKESALGQEVNKSLTPGQEFVKIVRAELVNAMGDENNALNLAAQPPAVVLMVGLQGAGKTTSVGKLGKYLREKQKKKVLVVSADVYRPAAIKQLETLANTVGVDFFPSDAAQKPLDIVNQALNQAKLKFYDVLLVDTAGRLHVDETMMAEIIAIHAAIHPVETLFVVDAMTGQDAANTAKAFNQVLPLTGVILTKVDGDARGGAALSIRHITGKPIKFMGVGEKTDALEPFYPDRLAGRILGMGDVLSLIEDIESKVDRAQAEKLASKLKKGDDFDLTDFLDQLKQMRNMGGMASMMSKLPGVGQLPDNVKSQMDDKVLVRMEAIINSMTAKERVSPDIIKGSRKRRIAAGSGMQVQDVNRLLKQFDDMQRMMKKMKKGGMAKMMRNMKGIMPPGFPGR
- the rpsP gene encoding 30S ribosomal protein S16; its protein translation is MVTIRLARGGAKKRPFYQIVVTDSRNARDGRFIERIGFFNPIATGQAEDLRLDLDRIEHWVGQGATVSERVSALIKDAKKAA
- the rimM gene encoding ribosome maturation factor RimM (Essential for efficient processing of 16S rRNA), producing MSKQLRIAAPVEPVVVGKMGSAYGIRGWLRVFSSTEEAESIFDYQPWFIKRAGEWQPIGLESWKRHNQDLIIKVRDIEDREAATLLTNCEIVVDASQLPDLDNGEYYWKDLLGCQVVTVGGYQLGEVIDLMETGSNDVLVVKANLKDAFGIQERLIPFLDGQVIKNVDLTAHVIEVDWDPCF
- the trmD gene encoding tRNA (guanosine(37)-N1)-methyltransferase TrmD, with the translated sequence MWIGVISLFPEMFRAITDYGVTGRAVKNGLLRVQCWSPREFTPDRHRTVDDRPYGGGPGMLMMVQPLRDAIHEAKNKAGEGAKVIYLSPQGRKLDQQGVSELAANPKMILVCGRYEGIDERLIATEIDEEWSMGDYVLSGGELAAMALIDSVSRFIPGVLGHEASAAEDSFAEGLLDCPHYTRPEVLVGMEVPLVLLSGNHAEIRRWRLKQSLGRTWLRRPELLESLALTDEQATLLTEFQREYRVMQQDD
- the rplS gene encoding 50S ribosomal protein L19 produces the protein MSNIIKQIEQEQMKQDVPSFRPGDSVEVKVWVVEGSKKRLQAFEGVVIAIRNRGLHSALTVRKISNGEGVERVFQTHSPVIDSITVKRRGAVRQAKLYYLRERTGKAARIKERLN